A stretch of the Elusimicrobiota bacterium genome encodes the following:
- the miaA gene encoding tRNA (adenosine(37)-N6)-dimethylallyltransferase MiaA: MKNVIVITGPTATGKTELAIKLAKKINGEIISADSRQVYKYFNIGTNKPTRKQLSEVPHHLINIVEPTEQFTAGDFVRLANKKIKQIFKSRKQPIIVGGTGFYIKALIDGLIKVPKTDKKLRLELRKTYKRKGLNYLCKQLEKLDPETAEIIDKKNPVRVLRALEIYFLTGKKVSELKKEICSSRRLNADYNFLIFGLKTPRQNLHKCVNSRVEQMIYNGLIDETKKLVKKYSSKNPILQLTIGYQEIIGYLDGRYSKAEAIQLIKQHTRQYAKRQMTWFKKEKKVWGIVWIDIKNNPTKKILNYFKKSDII, translated from the coding sequence AAAAAAAATAAACGGTGAAATTATTTCCGCAGACTCCAGACAGGTCTATAAATATTTTAATATCGGCACGAACAAGCCTACCAGAAAACAACTTTCTGAAGTGCCACATCATTTAATAAACATTGTAGAACCAACAGAGCAGTTTACTGCAGGCGATTTTGTAAGGTTAGCAAACAAAAAAATTAAACAAATTTTTAAGTCTAGGAAACAGCCTATAATAGTCGGTGGAACAGGATTTTATATTAAGGCACTTATTGATGGGTTGATAAAAGTTCCAAAAACAGATAAAAAATTAAGATTGGAATTGAGAAAGACATATAAAAGAAAAGGGCTGAATTATTTATGTAAGCAATTAGAAAAATTGGATCCTGAGACTGCCGAAATCATTGATAAAAAAAATCCAGTACGGGTTTTACGGGCACTGGAAATATATTTTCTAACAGGTAAAAAAGTTTCAGAATTAAAAAAAGAGATATGTAGTAGTCGGCGTTTAAACGCCGACTACAATTTCTTAATTTTTGGACTTAAAACACCGCGACAAAACTTACACAAGTGTGTAAATAGCCGCGTAGAACAAATGATCTATAATGGCTTGATTGATGAAACTAAAAAACTAGTAAAAAAATACTCATCCAAAAATCCGATTCTGCAGTTAACAATTGGGTATCAAGAAATTATTGGCTATCTTGATGGCAGATATTCTAAAGCAGAAGCAATACAACTAATTAAACAACATACACGTCAGTATGCAAAACGACAGATGACTTGGTTTAAGAAAGAAAAAAAAGTGTGGGGGATTGTCTGGATAGACATAAAAAATAACCCGACAAAAAAAATCTTGAATTACTTTAAAAAATCTGATATAATTTAA